In one Candidatus Woesearchaeota archaeon B3_Woes genomic region, the following are encoded:
- a CDS encoding dolichol-P-glucose synthetase, whose translation MGVDIEFSLVLPCLNEEKTIGICIEKAKKVFSQLKVSYEIIVVDNGCKDNSASIAKKLGAKVVVEPKQGYGNAYLKGFSVTKGNRIIMVDSDNTYDLYELPKLIQYSKKYDLVLGKRTYFHKKAMPWLHRTIGNPLLSFIFRLFFKAKIKDVHSGFRIIKKTAFEKLELNTGGMEFASEMLMKAVKQKIKVKEVLINYYKRIGKSKLSSFNDGWKHLRFMLLHTPSYLFFIPGFLIFFVGILGVLFLSTGDIMINNFRLGIHTAILCSLLAILGFQLIFLTLFAKIYLFAVLKEKSLLIERFIQYLTLEKGLFFGSLIFLIGLLISGNIFIRWLLTGFSGFFQPGRVILASTILIIGIQIIFNVFYLSILGIEKK comes from the coding sequence ATGGGTGTTGATATTGAATTTAGCTTGGTTTTGCCTTGTTTGAATGAAGAAAAAACTATTGGAATTTGTATAGAAAAAGCAAAAAAGGTTTTTTCTCAATTAAAGGTTAGTTATGAAATAATAGTTGTTGATAATGGTTGTAAAGATAATTCTGCTAGTATTGCTAAAAAACTTGGCGCTAAAGTTGTTGTTGAACCAAAACAAGGTTATGGAAATGCATATCTAAAAGGATTTTCTGTAACAAAAGGTAATAGAATAATAATGGTTGATAGTGATAATACTTATGATTTGTATGAATTGCCTAAGTTAATCCAATATTCTAAAAAATATGATTTAGTTCTTGGAAAAAGAACTTATTTTCATAAAAAAGCCATGCCTTGGTTACATAGAACAATTGGTAATCCTTTGCTTTCTTTTATCTTTAGATTATTTTTTAAAGCAAAAATTAAGGATGTTCACTCTGGTTTTAGGATTATTAAAAAAACAGCTTTTGAAAAGCTTGAACTAAATACTGGTGGAATGGAATTTGCTTCTGAAATGTTGATGAAGGCAGTAAAACAAAAAATTAAGGTTAAAGAGGTCCTTATAAATTATTATAAACGAATAGGAAAAAGTAAATTAAGTAGTTTTAATGATGGGTGGAAGCATCTAAGATTCATGTTATTACATACCCCTTCTTATTTATTTTTTATACCTGGTTTTTTAATATTTTTTGTTGGGATTTTAGGGGTTCTTTTTTTAAGTACAGGGGATATAATGATCAATAATTTTAGATTAGGTATCCATACTGCAATCTTGTGCAGTTTATTGGCTATTTTGGGTTTTCAATTAATTTTTTTGACATTATTTGCTAAAATATATTTATTTGCAGTTTTAAAAGAAAAATCTCTTTTGATTGAAAGGTTTATTCAATATTTAACATTAGAAAAGGGTCTTTTTTTTGGTAGTTTAATATTTTTAATAGGTTTATTGATTAGTGGGAATATTTTTATAAGATGGTTATTGACTGGTTTTAGTGGGTTTTTCCAGCCAGGAAGGGTTATATTAGCATCAACTATTTTAATAATAGGTATACAAATAATTTTTAATGTGTTTTATTTGAGTATTTTGGGAATTGAAAAGAAATAA
- the cysC gene encoding adenylyl-sulfate kinase: MKYKDNKRYALFIGRWQPFHNGHKYLIDKAISDGKDICIAIRQTELSQKNPYTVKQRIEIIRRVYGDKVKVISIPDIESINIGRNVGYDINKIDPPSTILEISGTNVRNKKENRVPKEVTDYIKSLRTTIWFTGLPCSGKTTLAKKLKEELYNRGYATVHLDGDDVRGKLNEDLGFSYKDRRENLRRIAHVARLFNENDNLVVSSFISPTNELRSMVKGIIENISLVYVKCSLETCEKRDKKGMYKKARKGEIKNFTGVSDLFEEPKADVIVDTEHNDVKTCVGKILNELNL; this comes from the coding sequence ATGAAATATAAAGATAATAAAAGATATGCTTTATTCATAGGGAGGTGGCAGCCTTTTCATAATGGGCATAAATACCTAATAGACAAAGCCATCTCAGATGGTAAGGATATATGTATTGCAATTCGACAAACAGAACTTTCGCAAAAAAATCCATATACAGTAAAACAGCGCATTGAGATAATAAGAAGGGTTTACGGAGACAAAGTAAAAGTCATATCTATTCCTGATATAGAAAGCATAAACATTGGAAGAAATGTTGGGTATGATATAAACAAAATCGATCCCCCCAGCACCATACTTGAGATATCAGGAACAAACGTGAGGAACAAAAAAGAAAATCGTGTTCCAAAGGAAGTTACAGATTATATCAAATCGTTAAGGACAACAATATGGTTTACAGGGTTACCTTGTTCTGGTAAGACCACTCTCGCAAAAAAATTGAAAGAGGAGTTATACAACAGAGGTTATGCTACTGTTCACCTTGATGGTGATGATGTGCGTGGAAAGCTTAATGAAGATTTAGGATTTTCATACAAAGATAGACGAGAAAATCTAAGAAGGATTGCGCATGTTGCAAGGCTTTTTAATGAAAACGACAATCTTGTGGTCTCTTCCTTTATATCTCCCACTAATGAGTTAAGAAGTATGGTTAAGGGGATAATAGAAAATATTAGTTTAGTGTATGTTAAATGTAGTTTAGAAACATGCGAAAAAAGAGACAAAAAAGGAATGTATAAAAAGGCGCGTAAAGGGGAAATTAAAAATTTTACAGGAGTATCTGACTTATTTGAAGAGCCGAAAGCAGATGTTATTGTAGATACAGAACATAATGATGTTAAAACATGTGTAGGAAAGATATTAAATGAATTGAATCTTTAA
- a CDS encoding antitoxin codes for MVKAIVNIEESANRILNIVKAKENLRDKSAAINLILNLYGKEMLEPELRPEFIKELLEAQKEETAKVKDWDKHFGLN; via the coding sequence ATGGTAAAAGCGATAGTTAATATTGAAGAAAGTGCAAACAGAATCTTAAACATAGTGAAAGCTAAAGAAAATTTAAGAGATAAGAGTGCTGCTATTAATCTGATTTTGAATTTATACGGTAAAGAAATGTTAGAACCAGAACTTAGACCAGAATTTATTAAAGAGCTTTTAGAAGCTCAAAAAGAAGAAACTGCAAAAGTAAAAGATTGGGACAAACATTTTGGTCTAAATTAA
- a CDS encoding NAD-dependent dehydratase codes for MVRVLVTGGAGFIGSHLCKYLLDKGEEVICMDNFFTGSKTNIKPFLKNLNFEEIRHDITQKIHLEVDQIYNLACPASPIHYQLDPIKTILTSTIGIHNMLELAKISKARILQASTSEIYGDPKQHPQKESYWGNVNPIGVRSCYDEGKRVAETFMMDYHRENKVDIRIVRIFNTYGPNMAINDGRVISNFIIQALKNKPITIYGNGSQTRSFCYVTDLIEGMYKMMNQKDFIGPVNLGNPNEITILDLAKQIIKLTNSKSKIIYKELPKDDPTQRQPDISLAKKKLEWKPNVKLGRGLKETINYFKNIL; via the coding sequence ATGGTAAGGGTATTAGTAACAGGAGGAGCGGGATTTATCGGGAGTCACCTATGCAAATACCTGTTAGATAAAGGAGAAGAAGTTATTTGTATGGACAATTTTTTTACAGGAAGTAAAACAAACATAAAACCATTTCTCAAAAATCTAAATTTTGAAGAAATTAGACATGATATAACACAAAAAATACATTTAGAGGTAGATCAGATATACAATTTAGCATGCCCTGCATCACCTATTCATTATCAATTGGATCCAATAAAAACCATATTGACTAGCACTATTGGAATACATAATATGTTAGAATTAGCTAAAATATCTAAAGCAAGAATTTTACAAGCATCAACTTCTGAAATTTATGGAGATCCAAAACAACATCCTCAAAAAGAGAGTTATTGGGGAAATGTAAATCCTATTGGGGTTAGGAGTTGTTATGATGAAGGTAAAAGAGTAGCAGAAACATTTATGATGGATTATCATAGAGAAAATAAAGTTGATATAAGAATTGTTAGGATTTTTAATACATATGGCCCAAATATGGCAATAAATGATGGAAGGGTTATTTCTAATTTTATCATTCAGGCTTTAAAAAACAAACCAATAACTATTTATGGGAATGGTTCACAAACAAGAAGTTTTTGTTATGTGACTGATTTAATTGAAGGAATGTACAAAATGATGAATCAAAAAGATTTTATTGGTCCTGTTAATCTTGGAAATCCAAATGAAATTACCATTTTAGATTTAGCTAAACAGATAATAAAGTTAACAAATTCCAAATCAAAGATAATCTATAAAGAATTACCAAAAGATGACCCAACACAAAGACAGCCAGATATAAGCTTAGCAAAGAAAAAATTAGAATGGAAACCAAATGTAAAATTAGGAAGAGGTTTAAAAGAAACAATAAATTATTTTAAAAATATTTTATAA
- a CDS encoding Asp-tRNA(Asn)/Glu-tRNA(Gln) amidotransferase GatCAB subunit B produces the protein MKKFTSDVVIGLEIHVELATDTKLFCGCSTHGDDKPNSRTCEVCLGHPGSKPVLNKKAVDYALKLGLALNCKVAPELIFSRKSYFYPDMSKNYQITQYEIPLGEKGKLRLNSGKTIGITRVHMEEDPASLVHPSGMQKSSYVLVDYNRSGDPLVEVVTEPDLSSPEEARDFMKQLILILNYLEIFDVNRCIIKADVNISIKESNYTRVEIKNITGFKDIERALNYEVERQKKNIKEIVLETRAWDSDKGITFSLRKKEVEVEYGYIIDPDLVRIDLDSKWISSIKKDMPELAEEKLKKYEKEHGSVQSMAVIAKDLKLAKFFEEVISDKKVDPKLASHWVELELKRVLNYNKKKLGDTKIKPKHVVDIVKLIQDKRITEQTGRRLIEKLVEKDFDIEDYVKKEGLEIISDERGVEKVCKEVIKDNASAVEQYKNGEEKAIHFIIGQIMRKTKGKAKPDLVNTLVRELIK, from the coding sequence ATGAAGAAGTTTACATCAGATGTTGTGATTGGGCTTGAGATTCATGTAGAATTGGCTACAGATACTAAATTGTTTTGCGGATGTTCAACTCATGGAGATGATAAACCTAATTCAAGAACTTGCGAGGTTTGTCTAGGGCATCCTGGTTCAAAACCTGTTCTAAATAAAAAAGCAGTTGATTATGCTCTTAAGCTGGGTTTGGCTTTAAATTGTAAGGTTGCTCCTGAGTTAATTTTTTCTAGAAAATCTTATTTTTATCCAGATATGTCAAAAAATTATCAGATTACCCAGTATGAGATTCCATTAGGAGAGAAAGGAAAGCTTAGATTAAATTCTGGTAAAACAATTGGAATTACAAGGGTTCATATGGAAGAGGATCCTGCATCATTAGTGCATCCTTCTGGAATGCAAAAGAGTTCTTATGTTTTGGTTGATTATAATCGTTCTGGTGATCCTTTGGTAGAGGTTGTTACTGAACCTGATTTAAGTTCTCCAGAAGAAGCACGTGATTTTATGAAGCAATTAATTCTAATTTTGAATTATTTAGAGATATTTGATGTTAATAGGTGTATAATTAAAGCTGATGTTAATATCTCTATTAAAGAATCTAATTATACAAGAGTTGAGATTAAGAATATAACTGGATTTAAGGATATTGAAAGGGCTCTTAATTATGAGGTTGAGAGGCAAAAGAAAAATATTAAAGAGATTGTTCTAGAAACAAGAGCATGGGATTCTGACAAAGGGATTACGTTTTCTTTAAGAAAGAAAGAAGTAGAGGTTGAGTATGGTTATATTATTGATCCTGATTTGGTCAGAATTGATTTAGATTCTAAATGGATTAGTTCAATAAAAAAAGATATGCCTGAATTGGCTGAGGAAAAATTAAAGAAATATGAAAAAGAGCATGGAAGTGTTCAGTCTATGGCTGTTATTGCTAAAGATTTGAAGCTTGCTAAGTTTTTTGAGGAAGTTATTTCAGATAAAAAAGTAGATCCTAAATTGGCTTCTCATTGGGTTGAGTTAGAGTTGAAAAGAGTTTTGAATTATAATAAGAAAAAACTTGGTGATACTAAAATAAAACCAAAACATGTTGTTGATATTGTAAAATTAATTCAGGATAAAAGAATAACAGAGCAAACAGGCAGGAGATTAATTGAAAAGTTGGTTGAAAAAGATTTTGATATTGAAGATTATGTTAAAAAAGAAGGTTTGGAAATTATTTCTGATGAAAGGGGCGTAGAAAAGGTTTGTAAAGAAGTGATCAAAGATAATGCTTCTGCTGTTGAACAGTATAAAAATGGTGAAGAAAAAGCTATTCATTTTATTATTGGCCAGATTATGAGGAAAACCAAAGGAAAGGCTAAGCCTGATTTGGTTAATACGCTAGTTAGAGAATTAATTAAATGA
- a CDS encoding Asp-tRNA(Asn)/Glu-tRNA(Gln) amidotransferase GatCAB subunit A, giving the protein MICKKMTWLLMSVKNLVRNLQAIDFIKKIKNNEIDVVEHTHKVIDESKKIDKEYHYFNVISDELAVKQAELVKKNPSGKLAGLPVSVKDCICVKGVETTSGSRILKGYKPVFDATVINKIKKEGGIIIGKVSQDEFGFGAFNVNVGLDFKVPLNPFDKGCVCGGSSGGSGGITQKTGYPHISLGESTGGSIVNPASFCGVAGLCPTYGRVSRYGLLDFANSLDKIGPMGKTTSDAALMLEVISGFDENESTSLNSPVDKYLEYANKDVSGMKIGVIKEAFKGDGAVEKHVWDGIKKLESKGVKYEEISLPTGIKYGVPAYYFLSTSEASTNLAKYSGMRYGKHEKLEGGFNEYFTKVRSSNFGSEAKRRIMLGTFSRMAGYRDAYYIRAAQIRTKIIQEYKKAFKKFDALVSPTVPILPPTFKEVDKLSVLDNYMIDELTVGPNLAGMPHLSVNVGFEKKLPVGMMLIGDHLMEKKIIQLGSGVEVLK; this is encoded by the coding sequence ATGATCTGCAAAAAAATGACATGGTTGTTGATGAGTGTAAAAAACTTGGTGAGAAACTTGCAGGCAATTGATTTTATAAAAAAAATAAAAAATAATGAAATTGATGTTGTTGAACATACTCATAAAGTTATTGATGAATCTAAGAAAATAGATAAAGAATATCATTATTTTAATGTTATTTCAGATGAATTAGCTGTTAAACAAGCAGAATTAGTTAAGAAAAATCCATCAGGTAAATTAGCCGGATTGCCTGTTTCTGTCAAAGATTGTATTTGTGTTAAAGGAGTTGAAACAACATCTGGGAGTAGAATATTAAAAGGTTATAAGCCTGTATTTGATGCTACTGTAATTAATAAGATTAAAAAAGAGGGTGGAATAATTATAGGGAAAGTTTCACAAGATGAATTTGGTTTTGGTGCATTTAATGTTAATGTTGGTTTAGACTTTAAAGTTCCATTAAATCCTTTTGATAAAGGTTGTGTTTGTGGTGGAAGTAGTGGGGGAAGCGGAGGCATAACTCAAAAAACAGGTTATCCCCATATAAGTTTAGGAGAATCAACAGGGGGGAGTATTGTAAATCCTGCTAGTTTTTGCGGGGTTGCTGGTTTGTGTCCTACTTATGGTCGTGTTTCTAGGTATGGGTTATTGGATTTTGCGAATTCATTAGACAAAATTGGTCCTATGGGAAAAACAACTTCAGATGCTGCTTTAATGTTAGAAGTGATTTCTGGTTTTGATGAGAATGAATCTACTTCATTAAATTCTCCTGTTGATAAATATTTAGAATATGCTAATAAAGATGTATCTGGGATGAAGATTGGTGTTATAAAAGAGGCATTTAAAGGTGATGGTGCTGTTGAAAAACATGTTTGGGATGGAATTAAAAAACTTGAGAGTAAGGGTGTTAAGTATGAAGAGATTTCTTTACCAACTGGAATAAAATATGGTGTTCCTGCTTATTATTTTTTATCAACATCAGAAGCTTCAACTAATCTTGCAAAATATTCTGGAATGAGATATGGAAAGCATGAGAAACTTGAAGGAGGATTTAATGAATATTTTACAAAAGTTAGAAGTTCTAATTTTGGTAGTGAAGCTAAAAGGAGGATTATGTTGGGTACTTTTTCTAGGATGGCTGGTTATAGGGATGCTTATTATATCAGAGCTGCACAAATTAGAACAAAGATAATTCAGGAATATAAAAAAGCGTTTAAGAAATTTGATGCTTTAGTAAGTCCAACTGTTCCAATTCTTCCTCCAACATTTAAGGAAGTTGATAAATTAAGTGTTTTAGATAATTATATGATAGATGAGTTGACTGTTGGTCCTAATTTGGCTGGAATGCCTCATTTAAGTGTTAATGTTGGTTTTGAGAAAAAATTGCCAGTTGGAATGATGCTTATTGGTGATCATCTAATGGAGAAAAAGATTATCCAGTTGGGAAGTGGTGTTGAGGTTTTGAAATGA
- the gatC gene encoding Asp-tRNA(Asn)/Glu-tRNA(Gln) amidotransferase GatCAB subunit C produces the protein MKVDKDIIKNVAELARLKLTDKEILGFVKDFKEILNGFSVIDKCDVKGLKPSFRPVEIKNIMRDDLVEDSFSQEDALSNSEHKKDGYFKGPRAV, from the coding sequence ATGAAAGTAGATAAAGATATTATTAAAAATGTTGCAGAACTTGCCAGGTTAAAGTTAACTGATAAAGAAATTTTGGGTTTTGTAAAGGATTTCAAAGAGATTTTAAATGGTTTTTCTGTTATTGATAAATGTGATGTAAAAGGATTAAAACCTAGTTTTCGGCCTGTTGAAATAAAGAACATTATGAGGGATGATTTAGTTGAGGATTCTTTTAGTCAGGAGGATGCTTTATCTAATAGCGAACATAAAAAAGATGGTTATTTTAAAGGACCGAGGGCTGTTTAA
- a CDS encoding GTP-binding protein: MIKTFKNFLNKFVKDIFKKKKNLKLGLYGPPNGGKTTLANKICKDWLGEEMGSVSNVAHETREIQIKEQIDIKSNGKELSFNLVDTPGIATKIDYEDFMKTGMKEKEAKKRSKEATKGVIDAIKWLDEMEVVVVVLDSTKDPYDQVNITIIGNLQARKIPVLVVANKIDLKKSNIKKIESAFPQYGVVGISAKYGNKIDDFYKALFKLV; encoded by the coding sequence TTGATAAAAACATTTAAAAATTTTTTAAATAAATTTGTAAAAGACATCTTTAAGAAGAAAAAAAATCTTAAACTAGGATTATATGGACCCCCTAACGGCGGCAAAACAACTCTGGCAAATAAAATTTGTAAAGATTGGTTAGGGGAAGAAATGGGTTCTGTTTCTAATGTTGCTCACGAAACAAGAGAAATTCAGATAAAAGAGCAAATCGACATTAAAAGCAATGGAAAAGAATTGAGTTTTAACTTAGTAGATACACCAGGTATTGCAACAAAAATTGATTATGAAGATTTCATGAAAACCGGCATGAAAGAAAAAGAAGCAAAAAAAAGATCAAAAGAAGCCACAAAAGGAGTTATAGATGCTATAAAATGGCTTGATGAAATGGAAGTAGTAGTAGTAGTATTAGATTCTACAAAAGACCCTTATGATCAGGTAAATATTACCATAATAGGAAATTTACAAGCAAGAAAAATACCAGTCTTAGTAGTTGCTAATAAAATAGATTTAAAAAAATCAAATATCAAAAAAATAGAATCAGCATTCCCACAATATGGCGTAGTAGGAATAAGTGCTAAATATGGAAATAAAATTGATGATTTTTACAAAGCTTTATTCAAATTGGTCTAA
- a CDS encoding translation-associated GTPase has protein sequence MLVGIVGKANVGKSTFFKAVTLAEVEIANYPFATIKPNHGTGYVKIECVDKEFNVKCNPRFGYCVDNKRFVPVDMLDVAGLVPGAHEGKGMGNQFLDDLRQADVLVHVVDISGSTNEKGEVVEPGEYDPAKDIKFLEEELDYWYLSIIKKGWEKFAKEVQQTHKEVDKSLSKQLSGLSVTEDMIKDQIKILGVDPSKPVGWSEDNLFELAKNLRKITKPMIIACNKIDIKGAVENFTRIENEFPDHMLIACSAESELALKEAAKDDLIKYIPGENSFETIDEGKLNDKQKSALDFIKVNILDKYGSTGVQEILDKAVFELLNYIAIFPGGVNKLADQDGNVLPDCFLMPFNSTAIDFAYKLHSDFGDKFIRAIDVKTKMTVGRDHVLKNKDVIEIISDK, from the coding sequence ATGTTGGTGGGAATAGTAGGAAAAGCGAATGTTGGAAAATCTACATTCTTTAAGGCAGTTACTCTAGCAGAAGTTGAAATAGCAAATTATCCTTTTGCAACAATTAAACCAAATCATGGAACTGGTTATGTGAAAATTGAGTGTGTTGATAAAGAGTTTAATGTAAAATGTAATCCAAGATTTGGATATTGTGTGGATAATAAAAGATTTGTGCCTGTGGATATGTTAGATGTTGCTGGATTGGTGCCTGGTGCACATGAAGGGAAAGGGATGGGTAATCAATTTTTAGATGATTTAAGGCAAGCGGATGTTTTAGTGCATGTGGTGGATATTTCTGGTTCAACAAATGAAAAAGGAGAAGTAGTAGAACCTGGAGAATATGATCCTGCAAAAGATATAAAATTTTTAGAAGAAGAGCTTGATTATTGGTATTTGAGTATAATAAAAAAAGGATGGGAAAAATTTGCAAAAGAAGTTCAACAAACACATAAAGAGGTTGATAAATCTCTTTCAAAACAATTATCTGGATTGAGTGTAACAGAAGATATGATCAAAGATCAGATTAAGATTCTTGGTGTTGATCCTTCGAAACCAGTAGGATGGTCGGAAGATAATTTGTTTGAATTGGCTAAAAACCTTAGAAAGATAACAAAACCTATGATTATTGCTTGTAATAAGATTGATATTAAAGGGGCTGTGGAAAATTTTACAAGAATTGAGAATGAGTTTCCAGACCATATGTTAATTGCGTGCAGTGCAGAATCAGAATTGGCATTAAAAGAAGCTGCAAAGGATGATTTAATTAAATATATACCAGGAGAAAATTCTTTTGAAACAATAGATGAAGGAAAATTAAATGATAAACAAAAATCAGCTTTGGATTTTATTAAAGTGAATATATTAGATAAATATGGTTCAACAGGGGTTCAGGAAATATTAGATAAAGCTGTTTTTGAATTATTAAATTATATTGCTATATTTCCAGGAGGAGTTAATAAATTAGCAGATCAAGATGGAAATGTGCTGCCTGATTGTTTTTTAATGCCTTTTAATTCAACTGCAATAGATTTTGCATATAAGCTTCATTCAGATTTTGGAGATAAATTTATACGTGCTATAGATGTAAAAACAAAAATGACTGTAGGTAGAGATCATGTGTTAAAAAACAAAGATGTTATAGAAATTATTAGTGATAAATAA